A window of the Phycicoccus sp. M110.8 genome harbors these coding sequences:
- a CDS encoding CPBP family intramembrane glutamic endopeptidase has product MTVDAAGTRARPRTLVTETVLVLGVSLGASAVWSLLSLVDKLTQHKALNQQTTAMNSSVTPDRPWLDLTYQLVGIVVALVPVVLALHLLTRDRADARHAIGFDLREPARDLWRGAALAAVVGIPGLGLYAAAKALGFNTTVAAANLSDHWWTVPVLVLAAAQNAVLEEVVMIGYLYTRWLRAGWSLPVVMLVSAVVRGSYHLYQGFGGFVGNLVMGLLFGFVYTRTRRVGPLVVAHTLLDVVAFVGYALLKDHLGFLT; this is encoded by the coding sequence GTGACCGTGGACGCTGCAGGGACCCGCGCCAGGCCGCGCACGCTCGTCACCGAGACCGTGCTCGTGCTCGGGGTCAGCCTCGGGGCCTCCGCGGTGTGGTCGCTGCTGTCGCTGGTCGACAAGCTCACCCAGCACAAGGCGCTCAACCAGCAGACGACCGCCATGAACTCCTCGGTGACCCCGGACCGGCCATGGCTCGACCTGACCTACCAGCTCGTCGGCATCGTCGTCGCGCTCGTGCCGGTCGTCCTCGCCCTGCACCTGCTCACCCGCGACCGCGCCGACGCGCGGCACGCCATCGGGTTCGACCTGCGCGAGCCCGCCCGCGACCTGTGGCGCGGTGCGGCGCTCGCGGCCGTGGTCGGCATACCCGGTCTGGGCCTGTACGCCGCGGCGAAGGCGCTGGGGTTCAACACGACCGTCGCCGCCGCCAACCTGTCGGACCACTGGTGGACGGTGCCCGTGCTCGTCCTCGCCGCGGCGCAGAACGCGGTGCTGGAGGAGGTCGTGATGATCGGCTACCTCTACACGCGGTGGCTGCGGGCGGGGTGGTCGCTGCCGGTGGTGATGCTCGTGTCAGCCGTGGTGCGTGGCTCGTACCACCTGTACCAGGGCTTCGGCGGGTTCGTCGGCAACCTCGTGATGGGGCTGCTGTTCGGGTTCGTCTACACCCGCACCCGGCGCGTGGGACCGCTCGTCGTCGCGCACACCCTGCTCGACGTGGTGGCCTTCGTGGGCTACGCCCTTCTGAAGGACCACCTCGGCTTCCTCACCTGA
- the rsmI gene encoding 16S rRNA (cytidine(1402)-2'-O)-methyltransferase: MSPDPGVLVLAATPIGDPRDAAPRLAQELAGADVVAAEDTRRLRRLCAELGVSPGGAVLSYHEHNEASRTPELVERLVAGERVVVVTDAGMPSVSDPGYRLVGAAVAAGVRVTCVPGPSAVLMALAVSGLPVDRFCFEGFLPRKAGERGRTLAGLADERRTMVFFEAPHRIDATLAAMAEAFGADRPAAVCRELTKTYEEVRRGGLAELAEWAAEGVRGEITVVVGGATAAATSVEEALPGIRARVEAGERLKDVCADVAAATGLSKKALYDAAVR; this comes from the coding sequence GTGAGCCCCGACCCCGGCGTCCTCGTCCTCGCCGCGACCCCGATCGGCGACCCCCGCGACGCGGCACCGCGCCTGGCGCAGGAGCTGGCCGGGGCCGACGTCGTCGCCGCGGAGGACACCCGCCGGCTGCGCCGGCTCTGCGCCGAGCTGGGCGTGTCGCCCGGCGGGGCGGTCCTCAGCTACCACGAGCACAACGAGGCGTCCCGCACGCCCGAGCTGGTCGAGCGGCTCGTCGCCGGCGAGCGCGTGGTCGTCGTGACCGACGCCGGTATGCCGTCCGTATCCGACCCCGGGTACCGGCTCGTGGGCGCCGCGGTGGCTGCCGGCGTGCGGGTCACCTGCGTGCCCGGGCCGAGCGCGGTGCTCATGGCGCTCGCGGTGTCGGGGCTGCCGGTGGACCGGTTCTGCTTCGAGGGGTTCCTGCCGCGCAAGGCGGGGGAGCGCGGGCGCACGCTCGCGGGCCTCGCCGACGAGCGGCGCACGATGGTGTTCTTCGAGGCGCCGCACCGGATCGACGCGACGCTGGCGGCGATGGCCGAGGCGTTCGGCGCCGACCGTCCGGCCGCGGTCTGCCGCGAGCTGACCAAGACCTACGAGGAGGTCCGCCGCGGCGGCCTCGCCGAGCTCGCCGAGTGGGCGGCCGAGGGTGTCCGCGGCGAGATCACCGTCGTCGTCGGCGGCGCGACCGCGGCGGCGACCAGCGTCGAGGAGGCGCTGCCCGGCATACGGGCACGCGTGGAGGCGGGGGAACGGCTCAAGGACGTGTGCGCCGACGTCGCGGCAGCCACCGGACTGTCGAAGAAGGCGCTCTACGACGCTGCCGTCAGGTGA
- a CDS encoding dolichyl-phosphate-mannose--protein mannosyltransferase yields the protein MTRVDQLRSRLLGFRPTDTLWGWLGPLFFAVVGGILRFWSLDRPHQLVFDETYYVKQGVSMLEYGVEMRVPDTIKKPDELFTNGTPDVFGTQGDLVVHPPVGKWIIAVGEQLFGQTSSWGWRFSVCVLGTLSILMVGRAARRLFGSSLLGTIAAFLVAFEGHHFVQSRTGLLDLIVMFWALAAFCALLIDRDRSRAILAEKVAGMSVRELATGQGPWLGWRPWRWVAGISLGLCAGTKWSGLFFLVAFGLMTVFWDLGARRAAGVRHWFAGAVVRDGLYAAVVMCGSAVATYLVSWVGWFRSSGGYDRQWAVQNPGQGVQWMPPALRSLWQYHQEIYTFHVNLHDNHPYKTNPWSWVVQGRPTSFFYEGPKQGQDGCAVAQCSKAITSIGTVSVWWLGAVAIVVLLFYWLFHRDWRAGAILAGLAGGYLPWFGLEERTIYSFYTVAFEPWIIFGVVFVLGLVLGRRTDSWRRREVGLYLVGAYCLLTLALFAFFWPIYTAQVIPQSQWSLRMWFPSWV from the coding sequence ATGACCCGGGTGGACCAGCTGCGATCCCGCCTGCTCGGGTTCCGGCCCACCGACACCCTCTGGGGGTGGCTCGGGCCGCTGTTCTTCGCCGTCGTGGGTGGCATCCTGCGGTTCTGGTCGCTCGACCGGCCGCACCAGCTGGTCTTCGACGAGACGTACTACGTGAAGCAGGGCGTCTCGATGCTGGAGTACGGCGTCGAGATGCGCGTGCCCGACACGATCAAGAAGCCGGACGAGCTCTTCACCAACGGCACGCCCGACGTCTTCGGCACCCAGGGCGACCTCGTCGTCCACCCGCCCGTCGGCAAGTGGATCATCGCCGTGGGCGAACAGCTGTTCGGCCAGACCTCCTCGTGGGGCTGGCGGTTCTCGGTCTGCGTGCTGGGGACGCTGTCGATCCTCATGGTCGGGCGCGCGGCGCGACGGCTGTTCGGGTCCTCGCTGCTGGGCACGATCGCGGCGTTCCTCGTGGCCTTCGAGGGCCACCACTTCGTGCAGTCGCGCACCGGGCTGCTCGACCTCATCGTCATGTTCTGGGCGCTGGCGGCGTTCTGCGCGCTGCTCATCGACCGCGACCGCTCCCGGGCGATCCTCGCCGAGAAGGTCGCGGGCATGTCGGTGCGCGAGCTGGCGACCGGTCAGGGGCCGTGGCTCGGCTGGCGGCCGTGGCGCTGGGTGGCCGGCATCAGCCTGGGCCTGTGCGCCGGCACCAAGTGGTCCGGGCTGTTCTTCCTCGTCGCCTTCGGCCTGATGACGGTGTTCTGGGACCTGGGGGCCCGGCGGGCCGCCGGGGTGCGGCACTGGTTCGCGGGCGCGGTCGTGCGCGACGGCCTGTACGCCGCGGTCGTGATGTGCGGTTCCGCGGTGGCGACCTACCTCGTGTCCTGGGTCGGCTGGTTCCGCTCCTCGGGCGGCTACGACCGGCAGTGGGCCGTGCAGAACCCGGGCCAGGGCGTGCAGTGGATGCCGCCGGCGCTGCGCTCGCTGTGGCAGTACCACCAGGAGATCTACACCTTCCACGTCAACCTGCACGACAACCACCCGTACAAGACCAACCCGTGGTCGTGGGTCGTCCAGGGCCGGCCGACGTCCTTCTTCTACGAGGGGCCGAAGCAGGGGCAGGACGGGTGCGCGGTCGCCCAGTGCAGCAAGGCGATCACGTCCATCGGGACCGTGTCGGTGTGGTGGCTGGGCGCGGTCGCCATCGTGGTCCTGCTCTTCTACTGGCTGTTCCACCGCGACTGGCGGGCGGGCGCGATCCTCGCGGGCCTGGCCGGTGGCTACCTGCCGTGGTTCGGCCTCGAGGAGCGGACCATCTACTCCTTCTACACGGTCGCGTTCGAGCCGTGGATCATCTTCGGGGTCGTCTTCGTCCTCGGCCTCGTCCTGGGCAGGCGCACCGACTCGTGGCGGCGGCGGGAGGTCGGCCTCTACCTCGTGGGTGCCTACTGCCTGCTGACCTTGGCGCTGTTCGCGTTCTTCTGGCCGATCTACACCGCGCAGGTCATCCCGCAGAGCCAGTGGTCGCTGCGCATGTGGTTCCCGAGCTGGGTCTGA
- a CDS encoding sigma-70 family RNA polymerase sigma factor → MATAEAAPPPQDEGGAGDVAGLIPMVRRIVRARVGAHPQADDLVQEVLVRVLAAEDRIEPGMLEPYAIATARNVVASMWRQDDRAARNRHRVHDPTEPDAPDELVVASEEQEAVNVALERLTARERQVLLAHEVSGQDTHSLAEESGSTAGAVAAQLKRTRARLRVEYLLALEHTEPPTEQCRPVLLSLSGADRRRQREVDAARHLLECELCARLSQPLLGRGPARDDEVRVPIGADPDVVAARQAARELAARAGFTGSDLTVLATAVSEIARNIVRFTDGGEIVVELLDSPRRGIRVVARDTGPGISDVEQALADGYSTYDGLGLGLPGARRLMDEFSIASEPGRGTTVSMTKWFERG, encoded by the coding sequence GTGGCCACGGCCGAGGCGGCACCACCGCCGCAGGACGAGGGAGGCGCGGGCGACGTCGCGGGCCTCATCCCGATGGTGCGCCGAATCGTCCGGGCCAGGGTCGGCGCCCACCCGCAGGCGGACGACCTCGTCCAGGAGGTCCTCGTCCGCGTGCTGGCCGCCGAGGACCGGATCGAGCCGGGGATGCTCGAGCCCTACGCCATCGCCACCGCACGCAACGTCGTCGCGTCGATGTGGCGCCAGGACGACCGGGCCGCCCGCAACCGGCACCGCGTGCACGACCCCACCGAGCCCGACGCCCCCGACGAGCTGGTCGTCGCCTCCGAGGAGCAGGAGGCCGTCAACGTCGCGCTGGAGCGGCTCACCGCGCGCGAGCGCCAGGTGCTGCTCGCCCACGAGGTCTCCGGCCAGGACACGCACAGCCTGGCCGAGGAGTCCGGCTCGACCGCGGGCGCGGTGGCCGCGCAGCTCAAGCGGACCAGGGCGCGGCTGCGGGTCGAGTACCTCCTGGCGCTCGAGCACACCGAGCCGCCGACCGAGCAGTGCCGCCCCGTCCTGCTCTCGCTGTCGGGGGCGGACCGTCGCCGGCAGCGCGAGGTCGACGCGGCACGGCACCTGCTCGAGTGCGAGCTGTGCGCCCGGCTCAGCCAGCCCCTGCTCGGGCGGGGACCGGCCCGCGACGACGAGGTGCGCGTGCCCATCGGGGCCGACCCCGACGTCGTCGCGGCACGCCAGGCGGCCCGTGAGCTCGCCGCACGGGCCGGCTTCACCGGGTCCGACCTCACCGTCCTGGCGACGGCGGTCTCGGAGATCGCCCGCAACATCGTCCGGTTCACCGACGGCGGCGAGATCGTCGTCGAGCTGCTCGACTCGCCCCGGCGCGGCATCCGGGTCGTGGCGCGCGACACCGGTCCGGGCATCAGCGACGTCGAGCAGGCCCTGGCCGACGGCTACAGCACCTACGACGGCCTCGGCCTGGGGCTGCCGGGGGCCCGCAGGCTGATGGACGAGTTCAGCATCGCCAGCGAGCCGGGGCGTGGCACGACCGTGAGCATGACCAAGTGGTTCGAGAGAGGATGA
- a CDS encoding STAS domain-containing protein, with product MDTERDTGRDRRDEDRQVGDGEHGDGTQLLPQLVAHLREHRAKLRDEWASRIREAHLLEAMTPQEMAAETTSVYDNYVEVLETGSVEALQHYARDLSERIIPRGVETHEVVGIVLLLRDVLARSLFEKYQRDFGLLNSVLDAYEPAANRIANTVAVSFVEERERVIRQQQDAIRELSTPVLPVRERLLILPIIGVLDQQRARQLTEQLLAGIRTHRAKVVVIDITGAPDVDHTVANHLVQTVDASRLMGASVIITGLSPTIAQTLVTLGVDLSKMNTIGDLQGGLEEAERLLGYSVTRKDVTTGS from the coding sequence ATGGACACCGAGAGGGACACCGGGCGCGACCGGCGCGACGAGGACCGGCAGGTCGGCGACGGCGAGCACGGGGACGGCACGCAGCTGCTGCCCCAGCTCGTGGCGCACCTGCGCGAGCACCGGGCGAAGCTGCGCGACGAGTGGGCGTCCCGGATCCGCGAGGCCCACCTCCTCGAGGCGATGACCCCGCAGGAGATGGCGGCCGAGACCACGTCGGTCTACGACAACTACGTCGAGGTGCTCGAGACGGGAAGCGTGGAGGCCCTGCAGCACTACGCGCGTGACCTGTCCGAGCGGATCATCCCCCGGGGCGTGGAGACGCACGAGGTCGTCGGAATCGTGCTGCTCCTGCGCGACGTGCTGGCCCGGTCGCTGTTCGAGAAGTACCAGCGCGACTTCGGGCTCCTGAACTCGGTCCTCGACGCGTACGAGCCGGCCGCGAACCGCATCGCCAACACGGTGGCGGTGAGCTTCGTGGAGGAGCGTGAGCGCGTCATCCGGCAGCAGCAGGACGCGATCCGCGAGCTGTCGACCCCGGTGCTCCCGGTCCGCGAGCGCCTGCTGATCCTGCCCATCATCGGGGTCCTGGACCAGCAGCGGGCCCGCCAGCTCACCGAGCAGCTGCTCGCCGGCATACGCACGCACCGCGCCAAGGTCGTCGTCATCGACATCACCGGCGCCCCGGACGTCGACCACACCGTGGCGAACCACCTCGTGCAGACGGTCGACGCGTCACGGCTCATGGGCGCGAGCGTCATCATCACGGGACTGTCGCCGACGATCGCGCAGACGCTCGTGACGCTCGGCGTGGACCTCAGCAAGATGAACACCATCGGTGACCTGCAAGGAGGGCTCGAGGAGGCAGAGCGGCTGCTCGGGTACTCCGTGACGCGGAAGGACGTGACAACGGGCTCGTGA
- a CDS encoding STAS domain-containing protein, with protein MSSGPALVSILRQGHTLVASIHTALDDTEMLRFRSDLIAAIGEHRSRGVIIDVAALDVLDSFGARTLRTIAEMARLRGAVTVIVGIQPDVAFAMVQLGMGTGNVPTALDLEEGLAYLAEATGRPVPTAVRDDGA; from the coding sequence GTGAGCTCCGGACCGGCACTCGTCTCGATCCTGCGACAGGGACACACCCTGGTCGCGTCGATCCACACTGCCCTGGACGACACCGAGATGCTCCGGTTCCGGTCCGACCTCATCGCCGCGATCGGGGAGCACCGGTCCCGCGGCGTCATCATCGACGTGGCCGCCCTGGACGTGCTCGACAGCTTCGGCGCCCGGACCCTGCGCACCATCGCGGAGATGGCGCGCCTGCGAGGCGCGGTCACCGTCATCGTCGGGATCCAGCCGGACGTGGCGTTCGCCATGGTCCAGCTCGGCATGGGCACGGGGAACGTCCCGACGGCCCTCGACCTCGAGGAGGGCCTGGCCTACCTGGCCGAGGCCACCGGGCGTCCCGTGCCCACCGCCGTGCGCGACGACGGGGCGTGA
- a CDS encoding phosphatase RsbU N-terminal domain-containing protein: MYAESLARDYRAAFLRYLPRRSEAALAAGYELGHRAVEDGVSVLDLAHVHHDVLTEVLEQSPGGEVRSIATAASEFLLEVLATVDLVQRARTGGAPPGQPAEHADGPDADPPGA; encoded by the coding sequence GTGTATGCCGAGTCGCTGGCCCGCGACTACCGCGCCGCGTTCCTGCGGTACCTGCCGCGCCGCAGCGAGGCGGCGCTCGCAGCCGGGTACGAGCTCGGGCACCGGGCGGTCGAGGACGGGGTCAGCGTGCTCGACCTGGCCCACGTCCACCACGACGTGCTCACCGAGGTGCTCGAGCAGTCCCCCGGCGGGGAGGTCCGCAGCATCGCCACGGCCGCGTCGGAGTTCCTCCTCGAGGTGCTGGCCACGGTGGACCTGGTGCAGCGGGCCCGCACGGGCGGCGCACCTCCCGGCCAGCCTGCCGAGCACGCCGACGGCCCGGACGCCGATCCCCCCGGCGCATGA